ACGATCGGCTGCTAGGAAGGCGGACAACGCGATGTCGGTGGTATGGCCGCCTGAAGCCGGATTGGCTTCGTGCCGGACGAAGCTTCGCTCATCGGTGGGATCACGCAGAAGGACCCAGCGATCACCGTTCGAGCTAGCGTAGAGGACCCGACCCAAGGTCTGCGCCGTTCGTCTAATGGACGGACTGGCCGAGATAGGCTGCGACGCTGGTGGCGCGCGAACCGACCATCCGCACGGCCTTGCGTAAACGCTCCTCGGTGACCCCGA
The sequence above is drawn from the Methylobacterium mesophilicum SR1.6/6 genome and encodes:
- a CDS encoding DUF3606 domain-containing protein; translated protein: MPTEMHDKAHIDVFDRAAREHWALRFGVTEERLRKAVRMVGSRATSVAAYLGQSVH